The Amycolatopsis sp. 195334CR genome window below encodes:
- a CDS encoding M20/M25/M40 family metallo-hydrolase, whose translation MRETVRRLWADDILPSLSGLVAIPALSPGFDPDWANSGHLAAAVEHVRNWLGSRAIPGASIDVVELPGRSPVLLLDVPATEGAEDKGTVLLYGHLDKQPPLGGWSEGLDPWKPVVKDGKLYGRGSADDGYAGYAATAALEALREAGGSHARAVVLLETGEESGSPDLPAYLEHLSDRLGEVTFVVCLDSGGNDYERMWLTTSLRGLVQLHLTVRVLDSGQHSGLASGVVPSSFRILRELLDRVENAETGHLLLDEMYVDIPADRAAEAEAAAAAAPGAMKKAFPLHGGTTTVHEDEVELLLNNSWRPTLSVIGASGFPEPIDAGNVLRAHSTLALGFRLPPTADSAAALGALEKALTTDVPYSATVELAGLEHADGWNAPATAPWLSASLDEVSSTVFNAPWRAMGLGGSIPFMGLLGEKYPNAQFLVTGALGPDSNAHVPDEWLNLAQAERVTTAVAHILHAHATA comes from the coding sequence ATGCGTGAAACCGTGCGGCGGCTCTGGGCGGACGACATCCTGCCGAGCCTGTCGGGGCTGGTGGCGATCCCCGCCCTGTCCCCCGGTTTCGATCCGGACTGGGCGAACAGCGGCCACCTGGCCGCCGCCGTCGAGCACGTCCGGAACTGGCTCGGGAGCCGGGCGATCCCCGGTGCCTCGATCGACGTGGTGGAACTGCCCGGCCGCAGCCCGGTGCTGCTGCTGGACGTGCCGGCCACCGAGGGTGCCGAGGACAAGGGCACCGTGTTGCTCTACGGGCACCTGGACAAGCAGCCGCCGCTCGGTGGCTGGTCCGAGGGGCTCGACCCGTGGAAGCCGGTGGTCAAGGACGGCAAGCTGTACGGCCGCGGCTCGGCCGACGACGGGTACGCCGGGTATGCCGCGACCGCCGCGCTGGAGGCACTGCGCGAGGCGGGCGGTTCGCACGCGCGGGCCGTGGTGCTGCTGGAGACCGGGGAGGAGTCGGGCAGCCCCGACCTGCCCGCGTACCTGGAGCACCTGAGCGACCGGCTCGGGGAGGTCACCTTCGTGGTGTGCCTGGACTCGGGCGGCAACGACTACGAGCGCATGTGGCTGACCACCAGCCTGCGCGGGCTGGTCCAGTTGCACCTGACCGTGCGCGTGCTCGACTCCGGGCAGCACTCCGGGCTGGCCAGCGGTGTGGTGCCCAGCTCGTTCCGGATCCTGCGCGAGCTGCTGGACCGGGTGGAGAACGCCGAGACCGGGCACCTGCTGCTCGACGAGATGTACGTGGACATCCCGGCGGACCGCGCCGCCGAAGCCGAAGCGGCCGCCGCCGCGGCGCCCGGGGCGATGAAGAAGGCGTTCCCGCTGCACGGTGGCACCACCACGGTCCACGAGGACGAGGTGGAGCTCCTGCTGAACAACAGCTGGCGGCCCACGTTGTCGGTGATCGGCGCCTCGGGCTTCCCGGAGCCGATCGACGCGGGCAACGTGCTGCGCGCGCACAGCACGCTGGCGCTGGGCTTCCGCCTCCCGCCGACGGCCGATTCGGCGGCCGCGCTGGGTGCGCTGGAGAAGGCGCTGACCACGGACGTGCCGTACTCGGCGACCGTGGAGCTGGCGGGCCTCGAACACGCCGACGGCTGGAATGCCCCGGCCACGGCACCCTGGCTGTCGGCGTCGCTGGACGAGGTGAGCTCCACGGTGTTCAACGCCCCCTGGCGAGCCATGGGCCTGGGCGGCTCGATCCCGTTCATGGGTTTGCTCGGGGAGAAGTACCCGAACGCCCAGTTCCTGGTCACGGGCGCGCTGGGCCCGGACTCGAACGCCCACGTCCCGGACGAGTGGCTGAACCTGGCGCAGGCGGAGCGCGTGACCACCGCGGTCGCCCACATCCTCCACGCCCACGCGACGGCCTGA
- a CDS encoding transglutaminase family protein, with the protein MSWQVRVVHRTGYHYATPAMQSYNEARLTPRSDRRQTLVANRLETTPATRAYRYSDYWGTVVTSFDLHAPHTEFTVVATSLVETAEAASPIHEASWSDLRGDKVIDEHTEFLTPTEYTPRDRELAKVARDLRKGKDPADTVLAVSDWVHEQLKYQPGTTGVHSTATDAWQAREGVCQDFAHVTLTMLRSIGVPARYVSGYLHTEPSAKLGQTVQGESHAWVDAWTGGWWAHDPTNAIPVGPRHVWVATGRDYADVAPLKGIFTGGGESTLDVSVELTRVA; encoded by the coding sequence ATGAGCTGGCAGGTCCGCGTGGTGCACCGCACCGGGTACCACTACGCCACCCCGGCCATGCAGTCGTACAACGAGGCCAGGCTGACCCCGCGCTCGGACCGGCGGCAGACCCTGGTGGCGAACCGGCTGGAGACCACCCCGGCGACCAGGGCGTACCGGTATTCGGACTACTGGGGCACCGTGGTGACCTCGTTCGACCTGCACGCGCCGCACACGGAGTTCACCGTGGTGGCCACGTCGCTGGTGGAGACGGCCGAAGCCGCCTCGCCCATTCACGAGGCGAGCTGGTCGGACCTGCGCGGGGACAAGGTGATCGACGAGCACACGGAGTTCCTGACGCCGACGGAGTACACGCCGCGGGATCGCGAGCTGGCGAAGGTCGCGCGGGATCTGCGGAAGGGGAAGGACCCGGCGGACACCGTGCTCGCGGTGTCGGACTGGGTGCACGAACAGCTGAAGTACCAGCCGGGCACCACCGGCGTCCACAGCACGGCGACCGACGCCTGGCAGGCGCGGGAGGGCGTGTGCCAGGACTTCGCGCACGTGACGCTGACGATGTTGCGGTCCATCGGCGTGCCGGCGCGGTACGTCTCGGGTTACCTGCACACGGAACCCTCGGCGAAACTCGGCCAGACTGTGCAGGGCGAATCCCACGCCTGGGTCGACGCCTGGACCGGCGGCTGGTGGGCCCACGACCCGACGAACGCCATCCCGGTCGGGCCACGCCACGTCTGGGTCGCGACGGGGCGGGACTACGCGGATGTGGCGCCTCTCAAGGGCATCTTCACCGGGGGTGGGGAGTCCACACTGGACGTTTCCGTGGAGCTGACCCGGGTGGCCTGA
- a CDS encoding alpha-E domain-containing protein produces MLARNAESLYWIGRYVERADDTARILNVSVHQLLEDATVDPDHASRQLLTVLGIQPEERGELDVWKLTELVAYNKDNASSIVGSITAARENTRGAREVVSTELWECLNATWNAVPDRQRYARRAGPHSFLSFVEERAAMFAGLADSTMSRDDGWLFMVLGRSVERADMVVRLLLSRVQDRASSPGWITVLRSTGAQDTYLRTYRGALDAGRIVQFLLRDSLFPRSVFHALRQAEYCLDKLQKGSHGRGNEKAEALRLLGRARSELEFLRPSDLLEELPKRLGTLQTTIREIGEAVSVQYFHSSPWVAWRGAEVSL; encoded by the coding sequence ATGCTCGCCCGGAACGCCGAATCGTTGTACTGGATCGGCCGGTACGTGGAACGCGCGGACGACACCGCGCGCATCCTCAACGTGTCGGTCCACCAGCTGCTGGAGGACGCCACCGTCGACCCGGACCACGCCAGCCGCCAGCTGCTGACCGTGCTGGGCATCCAGCCGGAGGAGCGGGGCGAGCTGGACGTGTGGAAGCTGACCGAGCTGGTCGCCTACAACAAGGACAACGCCAGCTCGATCGTCGGCTCGATCACCGCCGCCAGGGAGAACACCCGCGGTGCGCGTGAGGTGGTCTCGACCGAGTTGTGGGAGTGCCTGAACGCCACCTGGAACGCGGTGCCGGACCGGCAGCGCTACGCCCGGCGGGCCGGGCCGCACTCGTTCTTGTCGTTCGTGGAGGAGCGCGCGGCGATGTTCGCCGGACTGGCCGACTCGACGATGAGCCGCGACGACGGCTGGCTGTTCATGGTGCTGGGCCGGTCGGTGGAACGCGCGGACATGGTGGTGCGGTTGCTGTTGTCCCGGGTGCAGGACCGCGCGTCGTCGCCGGGCTGGATCACCGTGCTGCGGTCGACCGGCGCGCAGGACACCTACCTGCGCACGTACCGCGGCGCGCTGGACGCGGGCCGGATCGTGCAGTTCCTGCTCCGCGACTCGCTGTTCCCGCGCTCGGTGTTCCACGCCCTGCGGCAGGCGGAGTACTGCCTGGACAAGCTGCAGAAGGGCAGTCACGGGCGCGGCAACGAGAAGGCGGAGGCGCTGCGGTTGCTCGGCCGGGCGCGCAGCGAGCTGGAGTTCCTGCGGCCCTCGGATCTGCTGGAGGAACTGCCGAAGCGGCTGGGTACCTTGCAGACGACGATCCGGGAGATCGGGGAAGCGGTGTCGGTGCAGTACTTCCACTCCTCGCCCTGGGTGGCGTGGCGCGGTGCGGAGGTTTCGCTATGA
- a CDS encoding circularly permuted type 2 ATP-grasp protein: protein MNNNAPPRLSPAGMRARTSSRNGRAGAQFDGYLAKDRPHAGAYDEMFAEDGTVRPPYRALFESLAGYDSTDLTARSAALDRALVDQGITFSLSGQERPFPLDLVPRVITAAEWLKLERGVAQRVRALEAFLDDVYGDAQILADGVLPRRLITSCAHFQREAFGISPPNGVRIHVAGVDLVRDEAGTFRVLEDNLRNPSGVSYVMENRRTMARVFPDLFAQHRVRPVGDYASHLLRSLRAAAAANVADPMIVVLTPGIHNSAYFEHSLLARLMGVELVEGRDLFCRDNVVYLRTTEGERPVDVIYRRIDDEFLDPVHYRPDSVLGIAGVLNAARAGNVVIANAVGNGVGDDKLVYTYVPDMVKYYLNEKPLLPNVDTYRCWLPDELDYVLAHMDELVVKPVEGSGGYGIVFGPEASAKELADLRRKVKADRRGWIAQPVVQLSTVPSKVDDKLAPRHVDLRPFAVNDGNFVFVLPGGLTRVALPEGSLVVNSSQGGGSKDTWVLASRSSSADRELAEPALAEQSQLDGLAAEQGPELTSAQQQQQQ from the coding sequence ATGAACAACAACGCGCCGCCCAGGTTGTCGCCGGCCGGGATGCGGGCCAGGACCAGCTCCCGGAACGGCCGGGCGGGCGCGCAGTTCGACGGTTACCTGGCGAAGGACCGCCCGCACGCCGGTGCCTACGACGAGATGTTCGCCGAGGACGGCACCGTCCGCCCGCCCTACCGCGCGTTGTTCGAGTCGCTCGCCGGCTACGACTCGACCGATCTGACCGCCCGCTCCGCGGCGCTGGACCGGGCGCTGGTCGACCAGGGCATCACCTTCTCGCTGTCCGGCCAGGAGCGGCCGTTCCCGCTGGACCTGGTGCCGCGGGTGATCACCGCGGCCGAATGGCTCAAGCTCGAACGCGGCGTGGCGCAGCGCGTCCGCGCGCTGGAGGCGTTCCTCGACGACGTCTACGGCGACGCGCAGATCCTCGCCGACGGCGTCCTGCCGCGTCGCCTGATCACCTCGTGCGCGCACTTCCAGCGCGAGGCGTTCGGCATCAGCCCGCCCAACGGCGTGCGCATCCACGTGGCCGGGGTCGACCTGGTGCGCGACGAAGCGGGCACGTTCCGCGTGCTCGAGGACAATCTGCGCAACCCGTCGGGCGTGTCGTACGTGATGGAGAACCGCCGCACGATGGCGCGTGTGTTCCCGGACCTGTTCGCCCAGCACCGGGTGCGGCCGGTCGGCGACTACGCCTCCCACCTGCTGCGCTCGCTGCGCGCGGCGGCCGCGGCCAACGTGGCCGACCCGATGATCGTGGTGCTCACCCCCGGCATCCACAACTCCGCCTACTTCGAGCACTCCCTGCTGGCGCGGCTGATGGGTGTGGAACTGGTCGAGGGCCGCGACCTGTTCTGCCGCGACAACGTGGTCTACCTGCGCACCACCGAGGGCGAGCGGCCGGTGGACGTGATCTACCGGCGCATCGACGATGAGTTCCTCGACCCGGTGCACTACCGGCCGGACTCGGTGCTCGGCATCGCCGGCGTGCTCAACGCGGCCCGCGCCGGGAACGTGGTGATCGCGAACGCGGTGGGCAACGGCGTCGGCGACGACAAGCTGGTCTACACCTACGTGCCGGACATGGTGAAGTACTACCTCAACGAGAAGCCGCTGCTGCCCAATGTGGACACCTACCGCTGCTGGCTGCCGGACGAGCTGGACTACGTGCTCGCGCACATGGACGAGCTGGTGGTCAAACCGGTCGAGGGCTCCGGTGGGTACGGCATCGTCTTCGGGCCGGAGGCCTCGGCGAAGGAGCTGGCCGACCTGCGGCGCAAGGTGAAGGCCGACCGGCGCGGCTGGATCGCCCAGCCGGTGGTGCAGCTGTCCACCGTTCCGTCCAAAGTGGATGACAAGCTGGCGCCGCGGCACGTGGACCTGCGGCCGTTCGCGGTCAACGACGGCAACTTCGTTTTTGTCCTGCCCGGCGGGCTGACCAGGGTGGCGCTGCCGGAGGGCAGCCTGGTGGTCAACTCCTCACAGGGCGGCGGGTCGAAGGACACCTGGGTGCTGGCCAGCCGGTCGTCCTCCGCCGACCGCGAACTGGCCGAGCCGGCACTGGCCGAGCAGTCCCAGCTGGACGGGCTCGCCGCCGAACAGGGTCCCGAACTGACCAGCGCCCAGCAGCAGCAACAACAATGA
- a CDS encoding transporter substrate-binding domain-containing protein, protein MARRHTRRALTILPALALAVTAAGCAESVNTGADTQAGGQITLKEAGKLTTCTHLPYAPFQFTEGDKTVGFDVELVDLVLPLVGASEQKIFDTPFEGIKSGESLNIGQCDVAAAAMSITPERQAVMDFSDPYFNAKQALLVKKGSGYDSLEKLRGKKLGVQQGTTGETYANENKDKFGYEVIQFEDLALEQTAVQTGQVDAGINDDVVLLDFLKANADVEVTATFDTGDNYGIAVKKGNGALLAKVNEALTKAKGDGTYDRIYEKWFGKKPTA, encoded by the coding sequence GTGGCGCGTCGACACACACGCAGAGCGCTCACCATCTTGCCGGCGCTCGCCCTGGCCGTTACCGCGGCAGGCTGCGCCGAATCGGTCAACACCGGAGCCGACACCCAGGCCGGGGGGCAGATCACGCTCAAGGAAGCGGGCAAGCTGACCACCTGCACCCACCTGCCCTACGCCCCGTTCCAGTTCACCGAGGGCGACAAGACCGTCGGCTTCGACGTGGAGCTGGTGGACCTGGTGCTGCCCCTGGTCGGCGCGAGCGAGCAGAAGATCTTCGACACGCCGTTCGAGGGCATCAAGTCCGGTGAGTCGCTCAACATCGGGCAGTGCGACGTGGCCGCCGCGGCCATGTCGATCACCCCCGAGCGCCAGGCCGTGATGGACTTCTCCGACCCGTACTTCAACGCGAAGCAGGCGCTGCTGGTGAAGAAGGGCTCCGGCTACGACAGCCTGGAGAAGCTGCGCGGCAAGAAGCTCGGCGTGCAGCAGGGCACCACCGGCGAGACCTACGCCAACGAGAACAAGGACAAGTTCGGCTACGAGGTCATCCAGTTCGAGGACCTCGCGCTGGAGCAGACCGCGGTGCAGACCGGTCAGGTCGACGCCGGCATCAACGACGACGTGGTGCTGCTGGACTTCCTCAAGGCGAACGCCGACGTCGAGGTCACCGCCACCTTCGACACCGGCGACAACTACGGCATCGCGGTGAAGAAGGGCAACGGCGCGCTGCTGGCCAAGGTCAACGAGGCGCTGACCAAGGCCAAGGGCGACGGCACCTACGACCGCATCTACGAAAAGTGGTTCGGCAAGAAGCCGACCGCCTGA
- a CDS encoding amino acid ABC transporter permease, which translates to MAMSKRKRRQTIQLAQYALLVIVIAVLAFVADWATIQRAFFNLDAAAEQFPGIITTSLKNTIIYTVLGFLLGLALGLVLALMKLSSVPPYRWIATVYIEFFRGIPALLVFIALGFGVPLAFGIKFDIYSTAAIALGAVGAAYMAETIRAGIQAVPPGQVEAARSLGMSQGRAMISIVIPQAFRIILPPLTNELILLTKDSSLIYLLGLARDQYELTKWGREGLNATGSMTPILLAGLCYLIITLPLGYLSRYLERRTGRKQNRGLEVEA; encoded by the coding sequence ATGGCCATGTCCAAGCGCAAGCGGCGCCAGACGATCCAGCTGGCGCAGTACGCGCTGCTGGTGATCGTGATCGCCGTGCTGGCCTTCGTCGCGGACTGGGCGACGATCCAGCGCGCCTTCTTCAACCTCGACGCCGCCGCGGAGCAGTTCCCCGGCATCATCACCACGTCGCTGAAGAACACCATCATCTACACCGTGCTCGGCTTCCTGCTCGGCCTGGCCCTCGGGCTGGTGCTGGCGCTGATGAAGCTGTCGTCGGTGCCGCCGTACCGGTGGATCGCCACCGTCTACATCGAGTTCTTCCGCGGCATCCCCGCGCTGCTGGTGTTCATCGCGCTGGGCTTCGGTGTGCCGCTCGCCTTCGGCATCAAGTTCGACATCTACTCCACCGCCGCGATCGCGCTCGGCGCGGTCGGCGCCGCCTACATGGCCGAGACCATTCGCGCCGGCATCCAGGCGGTGCCGCCGGGTCAGGTCGAGGCGGCCAGGTCGCTGGGCATGAGCCAGGGCCGGGCGATGATCTCCATCGTCATCCCGCAGGCGTTCCGGATCATCCTGCCGCCGCTGACCAACGAGCTGATCCTGCTCACCAAGGACTCCTCGCTGATCTACCTGCTCGGCCTGGCCAGGGACCAGTACGAGCTGACCAAGTGGGGCCGCGAGGGCCTCAACGCGACCGGGTCGATGACGCCGATCCTGCTGGCCGGCCTCTGCTACCTGATCATCACCCTCCCGCTCGGCTACCTCTCGCGGTACTTGGAACGCAGGACCGGCCGGAAGCAGAACCGCGGCCTGGAGGTCGAGGCATGA
- a CDS encoding amino acid ABC transporter ATP-binding protein, producing MSDVIVEISGLHKAFGELQVLKGIDLRVERGQVVCIIGPSGSGKSTLLRCVNLLEEPNQGKIVVNDHEITDPDVDIDHARRGIGMVFQSFNLFAHLSVLDNLTIAQRKVLGRDKAEAERIALDNLKKVGLSEKSNSLPMQLSGGQQQRVAIARALSMNPEVMLFDEPTSALDPELVGDVLSVMRQLAEEGMTMLVVTHEMQFAREVADVVLFMDGGVVVEQGAPAQVIGDPQQQRTKTFLSRVLNPTHVDD from the coding sequence ATGAGCGACGTGATCGTCGAGATTTCCGGGCTGCACAAGGCGTTCGGTGAGCTGCAGGTGCTCAAGGGCATCGACCTGCGGGTCGAGCGCGGACAGGTGGTCTGCATCATCGGGCCGTCCGGCTCGGGCAAGTCCACCCTGCTGCGCTGCGTGAACCTGCTGGAGGAGCCCAACCAGGGCAAGATCGTGGTCAACGACCACGAGATCACCGATCCGGACGTGGACATCGACCACGCCCGGCGCGGCATCGGCATGGTGTTCCAGTCGTTCAACCTGTTCGCCCACCTGTCGGTGCTGGACAACCTGACCATCGCGCAGCGCAAGGTGCTCGGCCGCGACAAGGCCGAGGCGGAGCGCATCGCGCTCGACAACCTCAAGAAGGTCGGCCTCTCGGAGAAGTCGAACTCGCTGCCGATGCAGTTGTCCGGCGGGCAGCAGCAGCGCGTGGCGATCGCGCGGGCGCTGTCGATGAACCCCGAGGTGATGCTGTTCGACGAGCCCACGTCGGCGCTGGACCCGGAGCTGGTCGGCGACGTGCTCAGCGTGATGCGCCAGCTCGCCGAGGAGGGCATGACCATGCTGGTGGTCACGCACGAGATGCAGTTCGCGCGTGAGGTGGCCGACGTGGTGCTGTTCATGGACGGCGGGGTGGTGGTCGAGCAGGGCGCGCCGGCGCAGGTGATCGGTGACCCGCAGCAGCAGCGGACCAAGACCTTCCTCTCGCGGGTCCTGAATCCGACCCACGTGGACGACTAG
- a CDS encoding oxidoreductase, with product MVVFRRGGARDDHEPGDPPEPADAFDPFEPEPDYRYEIRAEDLIKPLIVAEPGRLLRLRKQPTNAPLVQVEDAFITGRFDLRALDLEYLFRFERCRFEEPPDVREATLLGLVFRRCWLPGLKARNMRSRNDVRLIRCAVEVEHTVKGHSETAVQRGDDRERGRPDAAINLTDAAIEGSVVLTRTRIEHSRGKAIQADRLEITGALLAYRLEADGEIRVPGLKTGGNVNFSGATLHNPDGFALNGNGLHIGGSLLCEVDTYGPPKARKRFSANGIIYLPSAKVDSDIVLRGARLHTSQHGPIVVDQWKSRDPYLDPRPAISADRLRVDGNVELSDDFRATGTIRMVNAHIGGTLRLAHAEISVARGYVEPFYDRALHIDGTQINGDIEATNLNVPMGQCRLSDVTVGGNVLAWNATLQHHERDVFSARRAKIAGNLHLTDAKVEGTLRLQGIEVGGSIDLYGTEVVKPAVRPNTSFSVDVRAGRIGRDLVFTANRDRRFHAEGGVNLDGAVVARRVDLTGAVLQSSDRDGIALDVGSVTADEFALMPASAPRGQVVLAGAHCVTLNDNPELWEATEGLDLEDFRYDSMKVPIGIKDDAAVDQRIRLLRRAMGGYRPGPYDQLAEMLRTSGNEEHASTVLFKKQQFRYESLADGYRFLGPLVRLWSWLQRSMVGYGYRPGRAVGWLLLLLIAGSVWFAAGHTDHPCLTDTENYAQSGGRCAVNSDDKGLEWSPVLYTVDLLVPIVDFGNKGRWFMEGADKWVAVGFTAMGWTLATTVAAGVTRALRRN from the coding sequence GTGGTGGTGTTTCGCCGGGGAGGGGCTCGTGACGACCACGAGCCCGGCGACCCACCCGAACCGGCCGACGCCTTCGACCCGTTCGAGCCCGAGCCGGACTACCGGTACGAGATCCGCGCCGAGGACCTGATCAAGCCGTTGATCGTGGCGGAGCCGGGCCGGTTGCTCCGGTTGCGCAAGCAGCCGACCAACGCGCCGCTCGTGCAGGTCGAGGACGCCTTCATCACCGGGCGCTTCGACCTGCGCGCGCTCGACCTGGAGTACCTCTTCCGGTTCGAGCGCTGCCGGTTCGAGGAACCGCCGGACGTGCGCGAGGCGACCTTGCTCGGGCTGGTCTTCCGCCGCTGCTGGCTGCCCGGGCTCAAGGCCCGCAACATGCGCAGCCGCAACGACGTCCGGCTGATCCGCTGCGCGGTCGAGGTCGAGCACACGGTCAAGGGGCACAGCGAAACCGCGGTCCAGCGCGGTGACGACCGGGAACGCGGCCGTCCGGACGCGGCGATCAACCTGACCGACGCGGCCATCGAGGGTTCGGTGGTGCTCACCCGGACCCGGATCGAGCACTCCCGGGGCAAGGCCATCCAGGCCGACCGGCTGGAGATCACCGGCGCCCTGCTCGCCTACCGACTCGAGGCCGACGGCGAGATCCGCGTCCCCGGCCTGAAGACCGGCGGTAACGTCAACTTCTCCGGCGCCACCCTGCACAACCCGGACGGCTTCGCGCTCAACGGCAACGGCCTGCACATCGGCGGCAGCCTGCTCTGCGAGGTGGACACCTACGGCCCGCCGAAGGCCCGCAAGCGGTTCTCCGCCAACGGCATCATCTACCTGCCCAGCGCCAAGGTGGACAGCGACATCGTGCTGCGCGGGGCCCGGCTGCACACCAGCCAGCACGGCCCGATCGTGGTGGACCAGTGGAAGTCGCGCGACCCGTACCTCGACCCGCGCCCGGCGATCAGCGCGGACCGGCTGCGCGTCGACGGCAACGTGGAGCTCAGCGACGACTTCCGCGCCACCGGCACCATCCGCATGGTCAACGCGCACATCGGCGGCACGCTGCGCCTGGCGCACGCCGAGATCTCGGTGGCCCGCGGCTACGTCGAACCGTTCTACGACCGGGCGCTGCACATCGACGGCACCCAGATCAACGGCGACATCGAGGCGACGAACCTAAACGTGCCGATGGGCCAGTGCCGCCTGTCGGACGTGACCGTCGGCGGCAACGTGCTGGCCTGGAACGCCACGCTCCAGCACCACGAGCGCGACGTGTTCTCCGCCCGGCGCGCCAAGATCGCCGGCAACCTGCACCTGACCGACGCCAAGGTGGAGGGCACGCTCCGGCTGCAGGGCATCGAGGTCGGCGGCAGCATCGACCTCTACGGCACCGAGGTGGTCAAGCCCGCGGTCCGGCCGAACACCAGCTTCTCGGTGGACGTGCGGGCCGGCCGGATCGGCCGCGACCTGGTGTTCACCGCCAACCGCGACCGCCGGTTCCACGCCGAGGGCGGGGTCAACCTGGACGGCGCGGTGGTCGCCCGCCGGGTCGACCTGACCGGCGCGGTGCTGCAGTCCAGCGACCGCGACGGCATCGCGCTCGACGTCGGCTCGGTCACCGCCGACGAGTTCGCGTTGATGCCGGCCAGCGCGCCGCGCGGGCAGGTGGTGCTGGCCGGGGCGCACTGCGTCACGCTCAACGACAACCCGGAGCTGTGGGAGGCCACCGAGGGGCTGGACCTGGAGGACTTCCGGTACGACTCGATGAAGGTGCCGATCGGCATCAAGGACGACGCCGCGGTCGACCAGCGGATCCGGCTGCTGCGCCGGGCGATGGGCGGGTACCGGCCCGGTCCGTACGACCAGCTCGCCGAGATGCTGCGCACCAGCGGTAACGAGGAGCACGCCTCGACCGTGCTGTTCAAGAAGCAGCAGTTCCGGTACGAGTCGCTGGCCGACGGGTACCGGTTCCTCGGGCCGCTGGTCCGGTTGTGGAGCTGGCTGCAGCGCTCGATGGTCGGGTACGGCTACCGGCCGGGCCGCGCGGTCGGCTGGCTGCTGTTGCTGCTGATCGCGGGCAGCGTGTGGTTCGCCGCCGGGCACACCGACCACCCGTGCCTGACCGACACCGAGAACTACGCGCAGAGCGGCGGCCGGTGCGCGGTCAACAGCGACGACAAGGGCCTGGAGTGGAGTCCGGTGCTCTACACCGTCGACCTGCTGGTGCCGATCGTGGACTTCGGCAACAAGGGGCGCTGGTTCATGGAGGGCGCCGACAAGTGGGTGGCGGTCGGGTTCACCGCGATGGGCTGGACCCTGGCGACCACGGTGGCCGCCGGCGTGACCAGGGCGCTGCGCCGCAACTGA
- a CDS encoding SRPBCC family protein, with protein sequence MAEPNATGRIEVNASPQQVYELVSDPAVLAELAEEYSGHKWLDGASKAVVGAKFRGSNRRGVRRWSTTSEITDAWAGRRFAFEVTSVAGLPVSRWQYDITATETGCVVTESTWERRPAWFRLPTSAVTGVFERDEQNQRNIEATLRRLKARAENGSH encoded by the coding sequence ATGGCTGAACCGAACGCGACGGGGCGGATCGAGGTCAACGCCAGCCCGCAGCAGGTGTACGAGCTGGTCAGCGACCCGGCCGTGCTGGCGGAACTGGCCGAGGAGTACTCCGGGCACAAGTGGCTGGACGGCGCGAGCAAGGCCGTCGTCGGCGCGAAGTTCCGGGGCAGCAACCGCCGCGGGGTGCGGCGCTGGAGCACGACCTCGGAAATCACCGACGCCTGGGCCGGGCGCCGGTTCGCCTTCGAGGTGACCTCGGTGGCCGGGCTGCCGGTGTCGCGCTGGCAGTACGACATCACCGCCACGGAGACCGGCTGCGTGGTCACCGAAAGCACCTGGGAACGCCGCCCGGCCTGGTTCCGCCTACCCACCTCGGCGGTCACCGGCGTCTTCGAGCGCGATGAGCAGAACCAGCGGAACATCGAGGCGACCCTGCGCCGCTTGAAGGCCCGAGCGGAGAACGGCTCCCACTGA